In Conger conger chromosome 5, fConCon1.1, whole genome shotgun sequence, the DNA window agaaaggtgacagtaactcaaccacatgttacagcagtggtatgcagaagagcatctctgaacacacagaggtgctCTACAGTGTTTCCCACACTGGATCTGTTTCTGCAGAATATACCTAAATATGCGCagtgtcattcattcattcattcattcattatcctaacccgcttatcctgaacagggtcgcaggggggctggagcctatcccagcatacattgggcgaaaggcaggaatacaccctggacaggtcgccagtccatcgcagggcacacacaccattcactcacacacgcatacctacgggcaatttagactctccaatcagcctaacctgcatgtctttggactgtgggaggaaaccggagtacccggaggaaacccacgcagacacggggagaacatgcaaactccacacagagaggccctggccgacggggattcgaacccaggacctccttactgtgaggcggcaatgctacccactgcaccatccgtgctgcctatATGCGCAGTGTGTTTCTGCAAAATATACGtaaacatgcatgtgtttgtgcagaaagAGAACCAGCTGCTGCAGAAGGCCAGCATTCGTCTGGAGCAGGAAAACGACATCCTCGCCCACGAGCTCGTCACCAGTAAGATCGTCCTCCGGAAAAACCTGGACCAGGTGAGTGCTCCAGGTTCACCTGCTAACCACCTGGACCAGGTGAGTGCCCCGGGTTCACCTGCTAACCACCTGGACCAGGTGAGTGCCCCAGGTTCACCTGCTAACCACCTGGACCAGGTGAGTGCTCCAGGTTCACCTGCTAACCACCTGGACCAGGTGAGTGCTCCAGGTTTACCTGCTAACCACCTGGACCAGGTGAGTGCTCCAGGTTCACCTGCTAACCACCTGGACCAGGTGAGTGCTCCAGGTTCACCTGCTAACCACCTGGACCAGGTGAGTGCCCCGGGTTCACCTGCTAACCACCTGGACCAGGTGAGTGCTCCAGGTTCACCTGCTAACCACCTGGACCAGGTGAGTGCCCCAGGTTCACCTGCTAACCACTTGGACCAGGTGAGTGCTCCAGGTTCACCTGCTAACCACCTGGACCAGGTGAGTGCCCCGGGTTCACCTGCTAACCACCTGGACCAGGTGAGTGCTCCAGGTTCACCTGCTAACCACCTGGACCAGGTGAGTGCCCCAGGTTCACCTGCTAACCACCTGGACCAGGTGAGTGCTCCAGGTTCACCTGCTAACCACCTGGACCAGGTGAGTGCCCCGGGTTCACCTGCTAACCACTGGCAGCTGCTGCACCAGCTCTATGTAAGGAATGAGGTGAGAGATGGTTCGGGTTAGGGGCTAATACACAGGAGCCAATGTTGCTCTATTCTTGCATAGAGCCAGCCAGCCTGCTGAACAGGGATGTGTCCCTTTGGGTGGGTGATTTGGGGTGCACGTACAGGGATGTGTCCCTTTGGGTGGgtgatttttttggggggtccTCAGGTGGAGGATAAGGCTGAACAGCTGAATCAGGAGCTGCAGGGAGCGGGACAGCAGCTGTTCAGGTCCATGGAGGAGGTTCAGGTCCAGGAGGAGGAGACCACGCTGGTATGGGTCAGGGTCATGATGGATGTAGtatacactttattatgtatttattagacttcatttttaaatgaagtctaatgaggtcttctgctgctgtagcctatccactttgtggtttgacacattgtgtgttgagagatgTTCTTCTACATCTTCCTGCCAGCtatcaccagtctggccattctcctctgatgtctctcattaacaaaacgtttctgtgtgcagaactgtagagactgttgtgtgtgaaaatccctggaaattagcagtttctgagatacccaacccaccctgtctggcaccaacaattattccacggtcaaagtcacttagatcacatttcttgcccattctgacatttggtctgaaaaacagctgaacctcttgaccatgtctgcatccctgtatgtatttagttgctgccacatgattggctgatttgctAACTTGTTGTGCCAATGACTAAGGGTTTGGTGTTTAAATATGAGTCCCGGTTGAGGCAAACATTTGAGTAAAACAATGTATTATATTAACAACAATGCATTTAGCAACAGAATGCATTTAATGGTATTCAgtgtaaatacaaaacacagcaaaaaaagGAACTTTCTTTagaatggcaaataatttacaaatCATGTTAAAGGGAGATCTTTATGATAAGAAATAGATTTTATTGGAAAAGTTCATATTCTACTGCCTTATGTCCAAAAATGATAAATCTGTCATTGAGACAGGCGGGAAACCATGTTTACGGtaatattatgtattattgACAGCATGATGATGAATgaaggaaaatatttttatcatCACAAATGTATTGAGGGTGAAATCCATTTTAATTGTTGCTTGTTGATGTTGTTTCAACTCTTAAAATTGCAGCTGAAGGATATTATCC includes these proteins:
- the LOC133128535 gene encoding uncharacterized protein LOC133128535 isoform X1, which translates into the protein MMEEVSIAVAYDAHIINQTTEEDLLSSLVADSKLRAALPNQKQREVKRKEVLQRESQPPPTIEKFKKENQLLQKASIRLEQENDILAHELVTSKIVLRKNLDQVSAPGSPANHLDQVSAPGSPANHLDQVSAPGSPANHLDQVSAPGSPANHLDQVSAPGLPANHLDQVSAPGSPANHLDQVSAPGSPANHLDQVSAPGSPANHLDQVSAPGSPANHLDQVSAPGSPANHLDQVSAPGSPANHLDQVSAPGSPANHLDQVSAPGSPANHLDQVSAPGSPANHLDQVSAPGSPANHLDQVSAPGSPANHWQLLHQLYVRNEVRDGSG
- the LOC133128535 gene encoding uncharacterized protein LOC133128535 isoform X3, with product MMEEVSIAVAYDAHIINQTTEEDLLSSLVADSKLRAALPNQKQREVKRKEVLQRESQPPPTIEKFKKENQLLQKASIRLEQENDILAHELVTSKIVLRKNLDQVSAPGSPANHLDQVSAPGSPANHLDQVSAPGSPANHLDQVSAPGSPANHLDQVSAPGLPANHLDQVSAPGSPANHLDQVSAPGSPANHLDQVSAPGSPANHLDQVSAPGSPANHLDQVSAPGSPANHLDQVSAPGSPANHLDQVSAPGSPANHLDQVSAPGSPANHLDQVSAPGSPANHLDQVSAPGSPLAAAAPALCKE